From Aristaeella lactis, the proteins below share one genomic window:
- a CDS encoding ABC transporter ATP-binding protein — MKFLWKYLKKYRWMILFGMGLKLAGTLTELLIPYVMEHLLDHVVPQKETAPVLLWGGAMILLACVVRFLNVTANRKAVWIAKESIFTIRRDLFHSALNLSGGQTDEIGLPSLISRMTSDTYNVQNFIRAAQTLGIRAPIMLIGGIAITLTMDTGLALILCIMAPIMIGLVVFISFKGIPLYDMVQRGMDDIVRIMRENITGIRVVKALSKEPYEMRRFSGANDTTSRRDIKASIIMALPGPVVTLFLNIGLTLIVFIGARRVNTGVTEPGVILAFLTYFNMILMGVMGLNRVFLMLSKANASAARIAEATEQQEDLAVLPAEEGARTDRNGYIVFNHVTFSYAGDGKNAAQNTAAFAGSSRQQCLKDVDFTIRKGGSLGIIGATGSGKTTIINLLMRFYDPDEGHVFIDGQDVRTMDRDELRRRFGTVFQNDTIFASSIRENVVFGRKVDEERLQEALEDAMAADFVNQYTDGADHMAAIHGGNFSGGQKQRLLIARALAAKPDILVLDDSSSALDYRTDAELRKAISSKYADTTLIVIAQRISSIMNLDEIIVLDEGEMIGKGTHEELMRSCPVYREIQQTQMGEVE; from the coding sequence ATGAAGTTTCTTTGGAAGTATCTGAAAAAGTATCGCTGGATGATCCTGTTCGGTATGGGACTGAAGCTGGCCGGCACGCTGACAGAGCTTCTGATTCCTTATGTGATGGAGCATCTGCTGGATCATGTGGTGCCGCAAAAGGAAACGGCGCCTGTTTTGCTATGGGGCGGGGCTATGATCCTGCTGGCCTGTGTGGTGCGGTTCCTGAATGTAACAGCGAACCGGAAGGCGGTGTGGATCGCCAAGGAGAGCATTTTTACCATCCGGCGGGACCTGTTTCATTCAGCACTGAATCTTTCCGGAGGGCAGACGGATGAAATCGGCCTGCCGTCCCTGATCTCCCGGATGACATCTGATACCTACAATGTGCAGAACTTCATCCGGGCTGCGCAGACCCTGGGAATCCGGGCGCCGATCATGCTGATCGGCGGTATCGCGATCACGCTGACCATGGATACGGGGCTGGCGCTGATCCTGTGCATCATGGCACCGATCATGATCGGCCTGGTGGTGTTCATCTCCTTCAAGGGAATCCCGCTGTATGACATGGTGCAGCGGGGCATGGACGATATTGTACGCATTATGCGGGAAAACATCACCGGAATCCGGGTGGTGAAGGCCCTGTCCAAGGAGCCATATGAGATGCGGCGTTTCAGCGGGGCGAATGATACCACCTCCCGCCGGGATATCAAGGCAAGCATCATCATGGCGCTGCCGGGCCCTGTGGTTACATTGTTCCTGAATATCGGACTGACACTGATCGTTTTTATCGGCGCAAGACGGGTGAACACGGGTGTGACAGAACCCGGCGTGATCCTGGCCTTTCTGACCTATTTCAATATGATCCTGATGGGCGTAATGGGCCTGAACCGTGTATTCCTTATGCTTTCAAAGGCAAACGCGTCCGCTGCCCGTATCGCGGAGGCAACGGAACAGCAGGAAGACCTGGCCGTTCTGCCGGCGGAAGAGGGTGCCCGGACAGACCGAAATGGTTACATTGTTTTTAATCACGTAACTTTCAGCTACGCCGGAGACGGGAAAAACGCTGCGCAGAACACAGCGGCCTTTGCGGGTTCTTCCAGGCAGCAGTGCCTGAAGGATGTGGACTTCACGATCCGGAAAGGCGGCTCCCTGGGTATTATCGGCGCCACGGGAAGCGGAAAAACCACGATCATCAATCTGCTGATGCGCTTTTACGATCCGGACGAGGGACATGTGTTCATTGACGGACAGGATGTGCGGACGATGGACCGGGACGAGCTGCGCCGCCGGTTCGGTACAGTATTTCAGAATGATACGATCTTTGCCTCCAGTATCCGGGAAAACGTGGTGTTCGGCCGGAAGGTCGATGAGGAACGGCTTCAGGAAGCCCTGGAAGACGCCATGGCGGCGGACTTCGTAAACCAGTATACGGACGGGGCGGACCATATGGCAGCCATCCACGGCGGCAACTTCTCCGGAGGGCAGAAGCAGCGGCTGCTGATCGCCCGGGCCCTGGCAGCGAAACCGGATATCCTGGTCCTGGATGACTCCTCTTCGGCGCTGGACTACCGGACAGACGCGGAACTGCGCAAGGCGATCAGCAGCAAGTATGCTGATACGACGCTGATTGTGATCGCCCAGCGGATCTCCTCCATTATGAACCTGGATGAGATCATTGTTCTGGATGAAGGGGAAATGATCGGCAAGGGTACGCATGAGGAACTGATGCGCAGCTGCCCGGTTTACCGGGAGATCCAGCAAACCCAGATGGGGGAGGTGGAATAA